From the genome of Coleofasciculus sp. FACHB-T130, one region includes:
- a CDS encoding peptide ligase PGM1-related protein — protein sequence MQGVENSSKQAEQFQLLQAQLRDRWQGVDLFDSDDYDILVIPSVSLDQRELLKIQGFLNYEERLLFSLIRLRHPRTRLIYVTSQPLPPIVIDYYLQLLPGIPFSHARDRLLLFSTYDSSAKPLTQKILERPRLMERMRQALRPEKSYMICYNSTMLERDLAVQMGIPLLALDPDLLTWGTKSGSRKIFAECGVPHPDGSDSVWNAEDLGVAAAELWERQPQLKRMVVKLNEGFSGEGNALLDLRPIKNVAPGEASHAERVAAISDRFSSLSFQAKAETWENFSSRIPELGAIVEAFIEGEHKRSPSVQGRIDPNGEVEILSTHDQILGGPDGQIYLGCNFPADEAYRLRLQDLGLRVGRNLAKKGALERFGVDFIACHHPEKSGEQWDIQAIEINLRKGGTTHPFMTLKFLTNGRYDSSTGLFYSQQGRPKYYVATDNLQKERYVGLLPNDLMDIIAHQRLHFDTSTETGTVFHLMGCLSEFGKLGLTSIGDSLQQAEEIYNKVVKVLDEETKTRPSASYSASYPSPPIAWSGKS from the coding sequence ATGCAAGGTGTAGAGAATTCCTCTAAGCAGGCGGAGCAGTTTCAACTGCTTCAAGCCCAACTGCGCGATCGCTGGCAGGGAGTCGATTTGTTCGACAGCGATGACTACGATATTTTAGTGATTCCTTCGGTCAGCCTCGATCAGCGGGAACTGCTCAAAATTCAGGGCTTTCTCAATTATGAAGAGCGGCTGCTCTTTTCTTTAATTCGCCTGCGACACCCGCGCACGCGGCTGATTTATGTAACTTCACAGCCGTTACCGCCGATTGTGATTGATTACTACTTGCAACTGTTGCCGGGAATTCCGTTTTCTCATGCACGCGATCGCTTGTTACTATTTTCCACCTACGATTCCTCAGCCAAACCTCTGACTCAAAAGATTTTAGAGCGCCCTCGCTTGATGGAGCGGATGCGGCAAGCCTTGCGCCCCGAAAAATCTTACATGATCTGCTATAACTCGACCATGCTAGAGCGAGACTTGGCAGTACAGATGGGCATTCCCCTTCTGGCGCTCGATCCCGATTTACTCACCTGGGGCACCAAAAGCGGCAGCCGGAAAATCTTTGCCGAGTGTGGGGTTCCTCATCCCGATGGCAGCGACAGTGTCTGGAATGCAGAAGACTTGGGTGTAGCAGCAGCCGAATTATGGGAACGCCAACCGCAGTTAAAGCGGATGGTTGTCAAACTCAATGAAGGATTTTCCGGCGAGGGAAATGCGCTACTGGATCTCAGACCGATCAAAAATGTAGCACCCGGAGAAGCCTCCCATGCCGAAAGGGTTGCCGCGATCAGCGATCGCTTTTCTTCCTTGAGCTTTCAAGCCAAAGCAGAAACTTGGGAAAATTTTTCCAGCCGTATCCCAGAGTTAGGGGCAATTGTAGAAGCTTTTATTGAAGGAGAGCATAAGCGATCGCCCAGCGTTCAAGGTCGCATTGACCCCAATGGAGAAGTCGAAATTCTCTCCACTCACGACCAAATTCTCGGTGGCCCGGATGGTCAGATTTATCTCGGTTGTAACTTTCCAGCAGATGAAGCTTACCGCCTGCGCTTGCAGGACTTAGGATTGCGTGTGGGGCGAAATTTGGCAAAAAAAGGAGCTTTAGAACGCTTTGGGGTGGACTTTATCGCCTGTCATCACCCCGAAAAATCTGGCGAGCAGTGGGACATCCAAGCGATTGAAATCAATTTGCGGAAGGGCGGGACGACCCACCCGTTTATGACCCTCAAGTTTTTAACTAACGGTCGCTATGACAGTTCCACGGGTTTGTTCTACAGCCAACAAGGTCGCCCAAAATACTATGTTGCTACCGACAACCTCCAAAAAGAACGTTATGTAGGGCTGTTGCCGAATGATTTGATGGATATTATTGCCCACCAACGGCTGCACTTTGATACCAGTACAGAAACCGGAACTGTATTCCATCTCATGGGTTGTCTTTCCGAGTTCGGCAAGCTGGGATTAACCAGTATTGGTGATTCTCTGCAACAGGCAGAAGAAATTTACAACAAAGTTGTGAAAGTCCTAGACGAAGAAACGAAAACTCGCCCTAGTGCTTCTTACTCGGCATCCTATCCCAGTCCTCCGATTGCTTGGAGTGGAAAGAGTTAA
- a CDS encoding histone deacetylase produces the protein MLPVIYSDEFLDHDTGRSHPERPARLTAIVNALKAAPWAAQIEWQLPTPVENRAIAPILQQVHTQQHIEKVRQIAQNGGGYLDGGDTLVSPRSYDVAMLAASAWLDGVDRVLATNNPAFVLARPPGHHAERNYGMGFCLFSNAAIAAYYALEQPSINRVAILDWDVHHGNGTQNIVETHPQIAYCSLHQSPCYPGTGQASERGIHNNVLNFPMFPGSTITEYQPLFEQKIVPFLTNFQPDLLIVSAGYDANADDPLASINLQPQDYGLLTDYCLQVTRRIVFGLEGGYDLSSLAKSVLSTIERCLV, from the coding sequence ATGCTGCCTGTAATCTACTCAGATGAGTTTCTCGATCACGACACGGGTCGATCCCACCCAGAACGACCCGCACGCCTGACGGCAATTGTGAACGCTTTAAAAGCTGCGCCTTGGGCAGCTCAAATTGAATGGCAGCTGCCAACGCCAGTAGAGAACCGTGCGATCGCGCCGATTTTACAACAAGTCCACACTCAACAACACATTGAGAAAGTCCGGCAGATTGCCCAGAATGGTGGCGGATATTTGGATGGTGGCGATACCCTCGTTTCCCCTCGGAGTTACGATGTGGCAATGCTTGCAGCCAGCGCGTGGCTGGATGGGGTAGATCGCGTCCTCGCTACCAATAACCCAGCTTTTGTGCTGGCACGTCCTCCCGGACACCATGCAGAACGCAATTATGGCATGGGGTTTTGCTTATTTTCCAATGCAGCGATCGCAGCCTACTATGCCCTCGAACAACCCAGCATCAATCGCGTTGCTATCCTCGACTGGGATGTTCATCACGGCAACGGCACGCAAAATATTGTAGAAACCCACCCCCAAATTGCCTACTGTTCCTTGCACCAATCTCCTTGCTATCCCGGCACCGGACAAGCTTCCGAACGCGGTATCCACAACAATGTGCTGAATTTCCCCATGTTTCCTGGCAGCACAATCACTGAATACCAACCGCTTTTTGAGCAGAAGATTGTACCCTTTTTAACCAATTTTCAGCCAGATTTGCTGATAGTCAGTGCTGGTTATGACGCGAATGCAGATGACCCATTAGCTAGTATTAACCTGCAACCGCAAGATTATGGGTTATTAACCGATTATTGTCTGCAAGTAACTCGTCGCATTGTTTTTGGTCTTGAGGGCGGTTATGACCTCTCATCATTAGCGAAATCTGTTCTATCAACGATTGAGCGATGTTTAGTATAG
- a CDS encoding chloride channel protein, translated as MSPKKPNPPDRTQRWRFPQLFGLAKRNPLMISRWVLRWTVLGTACGLFAGLYWNVLEFLIHILNRVEGPTLLLVMPLAGLLIGLVIYFLGNPGEIAVLVDNIHFRGGRLDATKNPSMILASLLSISAGGSAGPEAPLVQVTGSLGTWVADRLNLQGEDLRSMSLAAMAAGFTALFGAPLGGAMFALEILHHQHVLEYYEAILPAIVASCASYLVFAAITKLGIAPTWHFPQYTLDNIDDFAMAILYGVIGAVAGWLFMSIFRGCDRLLARIPGPIYVRTTFAGLGLGILATLLPLTRYFGHEELAEVLDRDFSIAFLLTLAIAKMVAISITVTGGWRGGFIIPIFFTGACIGKAIALLIPGLNPALAMICVMAAFNASVTRTPVSTTLLLTKLTNISPLTPVLFASLIGFFLAPKAPLITAQLKTNQEAIAE; from the coding sequence GTGTCACCAAAAAAGCCCAACCCCCCCGATCGCACTCAACGCTGGAGATTTCCTCAACTTTTTGGCTTGGCAAAGCGAAATCCTCTGATGATTTCACGCTGGGTCTTACGCTGGACGGTTCTCGGTACTGCTTGTGGCTTATTCGCTGGGTTGTACTGGAACGTTCTGGAGTTCTTGATTCACATCCTTAACCGGGTTGAAGGGCCGACTCTACTGCTGGTGATGCCACTTGCCGGGTTGCTAATCGGCTTGGTGATTTATTTTCTAGGGAATCCCGGTGAAATTGCCGTACTTGTTGATAATATCCACTTTCGCGGCGGACGCCTGGATGCGACCAAAAATCCCTCGATGATTCTGGCGTCCCTATTGAGCATCTCGGCTGGGGGCAGTGCTGGCCCAGAAGCACCGCTGGTACAAGTCACTGGCTCCTTGGGAACTTGGGTCGCTGACCGCTTGAATTTGCAGGGAGAAGACCTGCGATCGATGAGTTTGGCGGCGATGGCGGCGGGCTTCACTGCTTTATTTGGCGCACCTCTGGGCGGTGCCATGTTCGCCTTAGAGATTTTGCATCATCAACACGTTTTGGAGTATTACGAAGCAATTCTGCCAGCAATTGTGGCGAGTTGCGCGAGTTATCTAGTTTTTGCGGCAATTACCAAACTAGGGATTGCCCCAACTTGGCATTTTCCTCAGTACACTCTCGACAACATTGATGATTTTGCGATGGCGATCCTGTACGGAGTGATTGGAGCCGTAGCCGGATGGCTGTTCATGAGCATTTTTCGAGGATGCGATCGCCTTTTAGCTCGAATTCCCGGCCCCATTTATGTACGGACGACTTTTGCAGGGTTAGGATTGGGCATTTTAGCGACTCTTTTGCCTCTCACCCGTTATTTTGGACACGAAGAGTTAGCAGAAGTCCTCGATCGTGATTTTTCAATCGCTTTCTTGCTAACGCTCGCGATTGCCAAAATGGTGGCAATTTCCATCACAGTCACGGGTGGTTGGCGGGGTGGTTTTATCATCCCAATCTTTTTCACGGGTGCTTGTATCGGCAAAGCGATCGCCCTATTGATTCCAGGATTGAATCCTGCCCTTGCCATGATTTGCGTCATGGCGGCTTTCAATGCATCGGTAACGCGGACGCCCGTAAGTACAACTTTACTGTTGACAAAACTAACGAACATAAGTCCGTTAACGCCTGTCTTGTTTGCCAGTTTGATTGGCTTTTTTCTGGCTCCCAAAGCACCTCTGATTACGGCTCAACTCAAAACGAACCAAGAAGCGATCGCAGAGTAA
- the gyrA gene encoding DNA gyrase subunit A, producing MTTSPERIIPTDLGSEMSRSYLEYAMSVIVGRALPDARDGLKPVHRRILYAMNELGLTHDRPFRKCARVVGEVLGKYHPHGDTAVYDALVRMAQDFSMRDPLINGHGNFGSVDNDPPAAMRYTECRLQALTGVALLQDIEAETVDFGDNFDGSQQEPLVLPARIPQMLLNGSSGIAVGMATNIPPHNLGELISGLIALIHNPEITDLELMQYIPGPDFPTGGQILGVSGIKEAYTTGRGSITMRGVAQIETIEHRGRPDREAIIITQLPYQTNKAALIEKIAEMVNEKRLEGIADIRDESDRDGMRIVVELRRDAYPRVVLNNLYKQTPIQANFGANMLALVNGEPQLLSLKKFLTVFLDFRIECITRRTRYELRKAEERDHMLQGLLIALLHLDAMIELIRRAADTPTAKAEMMETYGLSESQADAILQMQLRRLTALEAEKIRLEHEELQAQIADLQDILANKSRILEIIENEVSQIKTTFATPRRTTIEHAEGEIDDTDLIANEKALILLTEQGYIKRMPVNTFEAQSRNTRGKKGTGMKEDDGVEHFLTCCDHDSVLFFSDRGVVYCLKAYQIPASSRTARGIPIVQMLPIPRDEKITSIVPVTEFTSDEYLVMLTKGGYIKKTELSAFGNIRANGLIAISLEEGDQLRWVRRARADDSIIIGSRQGMAIHFRTNHEQLRPLGRATRGVRAMALRNADELISMDILPSQVVAKIVESEESEASEALEATSEDAPITNGQGPWVLAITMGGYGKRIPVSQFRLQNRAGMGLVATKFRKPKDRLAALRVINEGDELMMVTNRGIIIRQATDAISLQSRMATGVRVQRLDEDDAIAAVALVPPSTDSTDSTDDEEEVEN from the coding sequence ATGACCACTTCCCCGGAGCGGATTATCCCCACGGATTTAGGGAGCGAGATGTCCCGGTCTTACCTGGAATACGCGATGAGCGTAATTGTTGGTAGGGCACTCCCAGACGCTAGGGATGGTCTGAAACCTGTACACCGGCGGATTCTCTACGCCATGAATGAGCTGGGTCTTACCCACGATCGACCTTTCCGCAAATGTGCCCGTGTGGTGGGGGAAGTGCTGGGTAAATACCATCCTCACGGTGATACAGCGGTATACGACGCCCTAGTGCGGATGGCGCAGGATTTTTCCATGCGCGACCCGCTGATTAACGGACACGGCAACTTCGGCTCGGTGGACAACGATCCACCAGCGGCAATGCGATACACCGAATGCCGCTTGCAAGCCCTCACAGGGGTTGCTCTCCTCCAGGATATTGAAGCGGAAACAGTAGACTTTGGGGATAACTTCGATGGTTCCCAGCAAGAACCGCTGGTATTACCCGCACGCATTCCCCAGATGTTGCTCAATGGTTCTTCGGGGATTGCCGTGGGAATGGCAACAAACATTCCCCCACATAATCTGGGAGAGTTAATCTCTGGATTGATCGCCTTGATCCACAATCCAGAAATTACTGACCTGGAGTTGATGCAGTATATTCCTGGCCCAGACTTTCCGACAGGCGGACAAATTCTGGGAGTTTCTGGGATTAAGGAAGCCTATACGACTGGGCGCGGCTCGATTACAATGCGGGGCGTTGCCCAGATAGAAACCATTGAACATCGGGGGCGTCCTGACCGGGAAGCAATCATTATCACTCAGTTGCCTTACCAAACGAATAAGGCGGCGCTGATTGAGAAAATTGCCGAAATGGTGAATGAGAAGCGGCTGGAGGGAATTGCCGATATTCGGGATGAAAGCGATCGCGATGGAATGCGGATTGTCGTAGAACTCCGGCGAGACGCTTATCCCCGCGTTGTCCTGAATAACCTCTACAAGCAAACGCCCATCCAAGCAAACTTTGGGGCGAATATGCTGGCGCTGGTAAATGGGGAACCCCAGTTACTCAGTCTCAAGAAATTCCTCACCGTTTTCCTAGATTTCCGGATTGAGTGCATCACCCGTCGCACCCGCTACGAATTGCGGAAAGCAGAAGAACGAGATCATATGCTGCAAGGGCTGCTGATTGCCCTGTTGCACCTGGATGCAATGATTGAGCTAATCCGCAGAGCCGCCGACACCCCAACCGCCAAAGCGGAAATGATGGAAACTTACGGGTTGTCTGAGTCGCAAGCGGATGCGATTTTGCAGATGCAGTTGCGACGCCTGACAGCACTGGAAGCTGAAAAAATTCGCTTAGAACACGAAGAGTTACAAGCGCAAATTGCCGATTTGCAGGATATTTTGGCGAACAAAAGTCGCATCCTGGAAATCATTGAAAATGAAGTGTCGCAAATCAAAACCACCTTCGCAACACCGCGACGAACCACCATCGAACACGCGGAAGGTGAGATTGATGACACCGATTTAATTGCCAACGAAAAAGCCTTAATTCTGCTAACAGAGCAGGGTTATATCAAACGGATGCCAGTCAACACTTTCGAGGCGCAAAGCCGCAATACGAGAGGGAAGAAAGGCACTGGCATGAAAGAGGATGATGGCGTTGAGCATTTCCTCACCTGCTGCGACCACGATAGCGTTCTATTTTTTAGCGATCGCGGTGTCGTTTACTGCCTCAAGGCGTACCAAATCCCAGCTTCGTCTCGCACGGCGCGGGGTATCCCGATTGTGCAAATGCTGCCCATCCCGCGAGACGAGAAAATCACCTCCATCGTGCCGGTTACAGAGTTTACCAGCGATGAATATCTGGTGATGCTGACCAAGGGTGGTTACATCAAAAAGACAGAACTGTCTGCTTTCGGCAATATTCGGGCAAATGGTTTGATTGCGATTTCCCTGGAAGAAGGCGACCAGTTGCGGTGGGTGCGAAGAGCGAGAGCCGATGACAGCATCATCATTGGATCTCGGCAAGGAATGGCAATTCACTTTAGAACCAATCACGAGCAACTGCGTCCCCTCGGTCGCGCCACGCGAGGCGTTCGGGCAATGGCTCTCCGCAATGCGGATGAGCTGATCAGCATGGATATCTTGCCAAGTCAGGTGGTTGCGAAGATCGTCGAGAGTGAGGAGTCGGAAGCATCGGAAGCATTGGAAGCAACCAGTGAAGACGCCCCTATCACCAATGGTCAAGGGCCGTGGGTGTTAGCGATTACAATGGGTGGATACGGTAAGCGAATCCCGGTTTCTCAATTCCGCCTGCAAAATCGCGCCGGGATGGGGTTAGTGGCGACGAAGTTCCGGAAGCCGAAGGATCGACTCGCCGCATTGCGGGTGATCAATGAAGGCGATGAGCTAATGATGGTGACGAACCGAGGCATTATCATCCGTCAAGCAACCGATGCGATTTCCCTGCAATCCCGGATGGCAACTGGAGTCCGGGTGCAACGCCTAGATGAAGATGATGCGATCGCTGCTGTTGCATTAGTACCCCCCTCGACTGACTCGACTGACTCGACTGATGATGAGGAAGAAGTAGAGAATTAA
- the lnt gene encoding apolipoprotein N-acyltransferase translates to MKKLLLIFNSASLISLLGGILMGVTTAPIQAWPLAWIALTPLWILIVKKGELKLKKGGETSSFLSFNSPFLIGLAWGIGYHGVALSWITGIHPMTWLGVPWLASLAIAFFCWTFITLWGAGLVAIWAAVLAFLCKPASKTSSSLLRLLIGIVLWCGLESLWGSGSLWWTSLSYTQSPHNLAILHLGQISGPNTVTAAIVAVNGLIAEAWINRKQHIRYKEEIDSSSISSAPKAGTRFVLHPGYLSIATGLLVALHLIGFGLYSRPLIQPPQTALKVGIIQGNIPNKLKFDPIGWRRAIEGYTSGYKTLADEGVDAVLIPETALPVQWTQPSWIRDSFLQAILDKGVVAWIGTFGEAGNDYTNSLYTIIGTGETFSRYDKTKLVPLGEFIPFEKVLGKLIDKLSPLDAHLIPGKTNQIFDTPFGRAIVGICYDSAFPELFRRQAAAGGEFILTASNDAHYTSSMMAQHHAQDLMRAIESDRWAVRATNTGFSGVIDPHGRTLWISKMNTYQLHVATIYRRQTQTLYVRWGDWLTPVLLVLGAIAWFFTIFWRDNQRGR, encoded by the coding sequence ATGAAGAAACTACTTTTAATTTTTAATTCTGCATCTTTAATTTCTCTGCTAGGTGGCATCTTGATGGGGGTGACAACAGCTCCCATCCAAGCATGGCCTCTCGCTTGGATTGCCTTAACTCCTCTGTGGATTTTAATCGTTAAAAAGGGAGAATTGAAACTTAAGAAAGGAGGAGAAACTTCTTCATTTTTAAGTTTTAATTCTCCCTTTTTAATTGGTTTAGCGTGGGGGATTGGCTATCACGGCGTTGCTTTATCTTGGATTACCGGGATTCACCCGATGACATGGTTGGGGGTTCCCTGGCTGGCAAGTTTAGCGATCGCATTCTTCTGTTGGACTTTCATCACCCTTTGGGGAGCCGGATTAGTTGCAATTTGGGCGGCTGTTCTGGCTTTCCTCTGCAAGCCAGCAAGCAAAACATCTTCATCCTTGCTTCGTCTTTTGATTGGCATTGTTTTGTGGTGCGGACTTGAAAGCCTTTGGGGTTCTGGATCGCTATGGTGGACTTCCCTTTCTTATACCCAAAGTCCTCACAATCTAGCCATTTTACACCTTGGTCAAATCTCTGGCCCTAATACAGTAACCGCAGCAATTGTAGCTGTTAATGGCTTAATTGCCGAAGCATGGATTAACCGCAAACAACACATAAGATATAAAGAAGAAATAGATTCTTCCAGTATTTCCTCTGCGCCTAAAGCGGGAACACGGTTCGTTCTTCATCCAGGTTATTTAAGCATTGCGACTGGGTTATTAGTAGCGTTACATCTAATCGGATTTGGGCTGTATAGCCGTCCCTTGATTCAACCTCCCCAAACTGCATTAAAAGTAGGAATTATTCAAGGAAATATTCCCAATAAACTCAAATTCGATCCGATTGGCTGGCGTCGTGCAATCGAAGGCTATACCAGCGGCTACAAAACTTTAGCGGACGAGGGAGTTGATGCTGTTTTAATACCAGAAACAGCATTGCCCGTCCAATGGACGCAACCCAGTTGGATTCGAGATTCTTTCTTACAAGCAATTTTGGATAAAGGTGTAGTTGCTTGGATAGGAACCTTTGGGGAAGCGGGAAATGATTATACAAATAGTCTTTATACGATTATTGGTACTGGTGAAACTTTTAGCCGCTACGACAAGACTAAGCTAGTGCCTTTAGGGGAATTTATTCCCTTTGAAAAAGTTTTAGGGAAACTAATTGACAAACTTTCTCCTCTCGATGCTCACCTAATTCCTGGCAAAACAAATCAGATATTTGATACACCTTTTGGGCGTGCAATTGTGGGTATTTGCTATGATTCCGCCTTTCCCGAACTTTTCCGGCGTCAGGCGGCTGCGGGTGGGGAATTTATCCTCACAGCGTCTAACGATGCTCATTACACCTCATCAATGATGGCGCAGCATCACGCTCAAGATTTGATGCGGGCAATTGAAAGCGATCGCTGGGCTGTCCGCGCTACGAATACTGGATTTTCTGGCGTGATAGATCCTCACGGGAGAACTTTGTGGATATCTAAAATGAATACTTACCAGCTACACGTAGCCACAATTTATCGACGACAAACACAGACTTTATATGTGCGTTGGGGCGATTGGTTAACACCCGTTTTGTTGGTGTTGGGAGCGATCGCTTGGTTCTTCACTATCTTCTGGCGAGATAATCAGCGTGGAAGATGA
- a CDS encoding DUF4142 domain-containing protein gives MMKRTTVTAALVAVGLFTSLGFSAVAQTTRPVTPSTRPATPSNRQATPSRNSQLTALDRQFIMDAAHGGMAEVQLGQLALEKSTDPNVKQFAQQMIQEHTRANQELMELAAQKGVTPPTTPGPKYEAAMMRLQQLSGKSFDQAYMMEGGLNGHLESAAVYQRQVGLGQDPDLKAFANKILPRVQGHLEMAASMTGAKVAETDNAMPGMPGMSGMQMNRGTQMNRGMQMNQGTQTTPNMQMNRGMQTTPGTQMSPGTQTTPMQMNRGTQMNQ, from the coding sequence ATGATGAAACGAACAACAGTAACTGCTGCCCTTGTAGCAGTTGGATTATTTACGTCTCTGGGCTTCTCAGCCGTAGCTCAGACCACCCGCCCCGTAACGCCATCAACCCGACCGGCAACGCCGTCAAACCGACAGGCAACGCCCTCACGCAACAGCCAGTTGACTGCCCTAGATAGGCAGTTTATTATGGACGCCGCCCACGGGGGAATGGCAGAAGTACAACTAGGGCAACTGGCGTTAGAAAAGTCAACCGACCCGAATGTAAAGCAGTTCGCGCAGCAGATGATTCAGGAGCACACACGGGCGAACCAAGAGCTGATGGAGTTAGCGGCTCAGAAGGGAGTCACGCCTCCAACCACTCCGGGGCCAAAGTATGAAGCGGCAATGATGCGGCTTCAGCAGTTGTCTGGAAAGAGCTTCGACCAAGCCTATATGATGGAGGGCGGGCTGAACGGTCACTTGGAAAGTGCCGCCGTGTACCAGCGTCAAGTTGGACTGGGACAAGATCCCGATTTAAAAGCGTTTGCTAACAAAATCTTGCCAAGGGTGCAGGGTCATTTAGAAATGGCTGCTTCGATGACAGGTGCCAAGGTGGCTGAGACAGACAATGCGATGCCTGGAATGCCTGGAATGTCTGGGATGCAGATGAACCGGGGGACGCAGATGAACCGGGGGATGCAGATGAACCAGGGGACGCAGACAACCCCGAATATGCAGATGAACCGGGGAATGCAGACAACTCCTGGGACGCAGATGAGTCCTGGAACACAGACGACCCCAATGCAGATGAACCGTGGGACGCAGATGAACCAGTAA